From a single Brassica oleracea var. oleracea cultivar TO1000 chromosome C5, BOL, whole genome shotgun sequence genomic region:
- the LOC106295792 gene encoding putative leucine-rich repeat receptor-like serine/threonine-protein kinase At2g14440 yields the protein MLPFFFFLLLTFSISQALPPPRGFYLNCGSPYTTKLNEINYTSDRGFINVGNTTAIKQKDLLPILSTLRYFPDKSSRKHCYNFPVAKNSKYLIRTTYYYGNFDGKNSPPVFDQIIGGTKWSVVNTSEDYSKGQSSYYEIVVGVPGRTLSVCLAKNAKTLSSPFISALDVQSLEDTMYNSTDLGLYKLSLIARNSFGVDGDMISYPDDQYNRLWQPFSDKKHQTVTSQSSVNPLDFWNIPPAKAFMEGFTVTKGKALELQWPPFPLPATKYYIALYFQDDRSPSPLSWRAFGASINGATFSRKLNVSTNGVMVYSGQWPLSGQTTITLTTAKGSPMGAVINAGEVFQVIPIGGATNISDVTALEDLLESIDEPPVDWSGDPCLPLPNSWTGVTCSKEKINKVISLNLTNRGLAGSLPPSISNMTALKDLWLGKNKLTGPIPDLSPMTRLETLHLEDNQFNGSIPESLAQLPNLRILSIKNNKLQGTIPSALLQRKGLTIQASPENMASTNNTGPS from the exons ATGCTTCCTTTCTTCTTCTTCCTCTTATTAACGTTCTCTATCTCTCAAGCTCTCCCTCCTCCTAGAG GTTTTTACTTAAACTGTGGATCACCTTACACAACGAAACTCAACGAGATAAACTACACATCGGACAGAGGATTCATCAACGTAGGAAACACGACAGCAATAAAACAAAAAGACCTTCTCCCAATCCTCTCGACACTGCGTTACTTCCCAGACAAGTCATCACGAAAACACTGTTATAACTTCCCTGTCGCCAAGAACTCCAAGTACCTTATCCGAACCACTTACTACTACGGCAACTTCGACGGTAAAAACAGCCCGCCGGTGTTCGATCAGATCATCGGAGGCACAAAATGGAGCGTTGTGAATACATCAGAGGATTACTCCAAGGGCCAGAGTTCTTATTACGAGATCGTTGTTGGTGTTCCTGGGAGGACACTAAGTGTTTGTTTAGCTAAGAATGCAAAGACTCTCTCGTCACCTTTTATATCGGCTTTAGATGTGCAATCTCTTGAGGATACAATGTATAACTCAACTGATCTTGGGTTATACAAGCTCAGCCTCATCGCTAGGAACAGCTTTGGAGTAGATGGAGATATGATTAG CTATCCAGATGACCAATATAACCGTCTATGGCAACCGTTTTCAGACAAGAAGCATCAGACGGTGACTTCTCAAAGCAGTGTTAACCCATTAGACTTCTGGAACATTCCACCTGCTAAAGCTTTCATGGAAGGCTTCACAGTGACTAAAGGGAAGGCTCTAGAGCTTCAATGGCCGCCGTTTCCTCTTCCAGCCACAAAGTACTATATAGCTCTGTATTTTCAGGATGATAGGAGTCCAAGCCCCTTGAGCTGGAGAGCCTTTGGTGCATCAATCAATGGAGCTACCTTTTCAAGAAAACTCAACGTGAGTACCAATGGGGTTATGGTTTACTCAGGTCAGTGGCCATTGTCAGGTCAGACTACGATCACGTTGACTACTGCTAAAGGTTCACCTATGGGAGCAGTGATCAATGCTGGAGAAGTGTTTCAGGTTATTCCCATAGGTGGAGCCACTAATATAAGCGATG TTACTGCGTTGGAAGATTTGTTAGAGAGCATCGACGAGCCTCCTGTAGATTGGTCCGGTGATCCATGCCTTCCTCTTCCCAACTCGTGGACTGGTGTAACTTGCTCCAAAGAAAAAATCAACAAAGTGATTTCTCT GAATCTGACAAATCGTGGACTAGCGGGCTCTCTACCACCAAGCATTAGCAACATGACTGCACTTAAAGATCT ATGGTTAGGGAAGAACAAGCTCACAGGACCGATACCAGATTTGAGTCCAATGACGAGATTAGAAACTCT ACATTTAGAGGACAACCAGTTCAATGGATCGATTCCAGAGTCACTTGCACAGCTCCCTAATCTCCGCATACT GTCCATCAAGAACAACAAGCTT